In Natrinema amylolyticum, the following are encoded in one genomic region:
- a CDS encoding MmgE/PrpD family protein, whose product MTDTSGVTADLAAFVSSLSDDDVPDDAHRLAERAILDTVGVTLAGAGADGGEIATATVDTGIGETTILGRDERAPLSDAVFANATAGHALDFDDVALAAMDGHPSVPMVAPLLAVGEREGATGRELLTAFVAGFEAQNYLSRPISPGHYEGGWHATATIGLFGAAAAVANLLGLSPERTLSIAASMPAGLKRNFGTTTKPIHAGQAARSGTTAALLAAEGATADSRAIDGDRGFFDLYRGDGEPDLERLPDLGERWALLEDGIDVKKYPCCYYTHAAIYAAIGLAEECDLGADEIDDVVVTASRGAADALAHDDPDTGLEAKFSMPYLIGSAIARRRVGLAAFDEEAIDESAVQTVRERVSLTVDEDLPYDSNAARVAVTTRDGETDERTRERPPGTHDDPLSDEELREKFRMCAERAPGSVAVDDALAALDDLRTVSDVGDVLESL is encoded by the coding sequence TACCGTCGGCGTGACGCTCGCGGGAGCGGGCGCTGACGGGGGCGAAATCGCGACTGCGACCGTCGACACCGGAATCGGAGAGACGACGATCCTCGGCCGGGACGAACGGGCACCGCTGTCCGACGCCGTCTTCGCGAACGCGACCGCCGGTCACGCGCTGGACTTCGACGACGTCGCGCTGGCGGCGATGGACGGCCACCCGAGCGTCCCCATGGTCGCGCCGCTGCTCGCCGTCGGCGAACGGGAGGGCGCGACGGGACGAGAGCTGCTGACCGCATTCGTCGCCGGTTTCGAAGCGCAGAACTACCTCTCGAGACCGATCAGTCCCGGCCACTACGAGGGCGGCTGGCACGCCACCGCGACGATCGGCCTCTTCGGCGCTGCGGCGGCCGTCGCGAACCTGCTCGGACTCTCGCCCGAACGCACGCTCTCGATCGCCGCCTCGATGCCGGCCGGTCTCAAGCGTAACTTCGGGACGACGACCAAGCCGATCCACGCGGGCCAGGCCGCCCGCTCGGGGACGACCGCGGCCCTGCTCGCCGCCGAGGGCGCGACCGCAGATTCGCGAGCGATCGACGGCGACCGTGGCTTCTTCGACCTCTATCGGGGCGACGGCGAGCCGGATCTCGAGCGACTCCCCGACCTCGGCGAGCGGTGGGCGCTGCTCGAGGACGGTATCGACGTCAAGAAGTATCCGTGCTGTTACTACACCCACGCTGCGATCTACGCCGCGATCGGACTCGCCGAGGAGTGCGATCTCGGGGCCGACGAGATCGACGACGTGGTCGTGACCGCGTCCCGGGGCGCGGCCGACGCGCTCGCCCACGACGACCCCGACACGGGGCTCGAGGCGAAGTTCTCGATGCCGTACCTGATCGGGAGCGCGATCGCCCGTCGTCGGGTCGGACTCGCCGCCTTCGACGAGGAGGCGATCGACGAGTCGGCGGTCCAGACCGTCCGCGAACGGGTCTCGCTGACCGTCGACGAGGACCTGCCGTACGATTCCAACGCCGCCCGCGTCGCGGTGACGACCCGCGACGGCGAGACGGACGAGCGCACGCGAGAACGGCCGCCGGGAACGCACGACGATCCCCTCTCCGACGAGGAACTGCGCGAGAAGTTCCGAATGTGCGCCGAGCGCGCGCCGGGTTCGGTCGCGGTCGACGACGCGCTGGCGGCACTCGACGACCTGCGCACCGTCTCGGACGTGGGCGACGTCCTGGAGTCGCTCTGA